The genomic region GGGACGCTATCTGGCCCTGATGGATCTAATCTATACGCGGGATGACGTCCCCCAGCCGGTTAGAGATGCCTACGAGGAGGGAGTTTATAGGTATTTGACTGAAATACAGTACCGTAAGCTGCTCGAGAGCAATGGCTTTGAGGTCGTCTTCGCAGCTATGCTCCCCCAGTCTGCCTGGGACCGGTATTATATGCAGATGCGGCGGAAGGTGTTGAGCCACCGGAATAAGTATACGAAGGAGTTTAAGGACTCCATGGCGAGGGAGATTGACGTTTACTATAACTATGGCGGGATTTTTAGCGTCGGCTACTTTTACGCAATCGCCAGGCTGGCCAGGAAGAAGCAGGTGAAGCCCGCTCCTAAGAATTTGCGCATACCCCTGGCGTTTAGCTTTGTAAGGTGATTAATAGGCTGAGGAAAATTATAAGTAGATGTATGTGCATTTTAGCTTCGCCCTTTTTAAACGCTCCGGTAGTGTAGCGGCCAATCATGCGGGCCTTTCGAGCCCGCGACTCGGGTTCAAATCCCGACCGGAGCATGGCGTATTTTCTGATAATGGATGGTTTTGTACCACGTCTTCTATTAATAGAAGAACCATCTGCACGATCATTGCTTTCTCATGCTAAAACATCTGGCCGACCATTGCTTTCTAAAAAGCAACCATAGCAAAAACCCAATACAACATTAAAAAGCATACTTATTTATACTATAATCTTGTTTAGAGATATGCAGGACTTATTCTGCACGAGTAATATAAATGAGAGACAGTGGATTTAGGGGCCGAAGAAGCTTCGGAGGCCCAAGAGAGATGCACAAGGCAACTTGTTCTGATTGCGGTAAAGAATGTGAAGTACCCTTCCAGCCCACCGAGGGTAGGCCGGTATATTGCCAGGACTGCCTTCCAAAGCACAGGAAGCCCAGGTTCTAAACTCTTTTCGCTAAAGTGAATTCGGGCAAGTAAACTAAAATAGCATCAACAATTTAAAATAATACGAAGGGGCGACTCTTCGTATGAACTATTTTTAATTATTATTTTTAATTATTAATTCATGGCATGTTCAATTGTTATTATGAGCTATTTGTTTAAGTTGCGCTAAACCGGCCAGATTTTCACGCAGGATTATCGCCACAACCGTCAGGCTGGGGGCCCACATGTCGAGCGGGCTTACCATGGGAAATATCATA from Methanocella conradii HZ254 harbors:
- a CDS encoding SAM-dependent methyltransferase, which codes for MITDDFDYLAPGGRSYTIASGLIAGLKKNSRVLEIACGRGEAACALAEKFKCHVEAFDIDPVMVEYSRKKAESRDLAEHVDFFVKDGRDMDFGEGKYDLVLAEGGALTYIGREEGVARCADLLKEGRYLALMDLIYTRDDVPQPVRDAYEEGVYRYLTEIQYRKLLESNGFEVVFAAMLPQSAWDRYYMQMRRKVLSHRNKYTKEFKDSMAREIDVYYNYGGIFSVGYFYAIARLARKKQVKPAPKNLRIPLAFSFVR
- a CDS encoding CxxC-x17-CxxC domain-containing protein, with amino-acid sequence MRDSGFRGRRSFGGPREMHKATCSDCGKECEVPFQPTEGRPVYCQDCLPKHRKPRF